Within the Desulfonatronum thiosulfatophilum genome, the region CGGCAACGATTTTCGCGGCGCGTCCCCGTTTCATTGAAGCAGTCCTTGCACAGGCCTTGAAATCCTCCAGCGTGAAATTGTCGCGCTTTCCATTCATCATCATCTGATGGCTTGCCGTCCACGCACCCGCGGGATTAAAGCTGTAGGTCATATCAAAGGCCGGTGACAGCGACCACTCACCGGATTTATTCATCAGGAAGGCAATATTCTTCACGTGGTCGTCTTGATTGCGGGCCACGATATTAAAGACCATGCGCCGAAACAGTTGCTCGATGGCCTGCATTGGCAACTGCAGTTGCCGCATCACCAGCAACGTCTGCTCGTAGCTGTAAGCGCCTGCCATATTGAAATCGTAGTGTGCGAGGGCGCAGAGTGACTGCATGTGAAGTTTTTCGCCGGCAGCAAGACGATCAAAGCGGCGCGTCATGAAATGCGACCGGCCATTCTCTTTGAACAGCCTGCATTCACTGATTTCAATGCCACATTCAAGCGCCATCAGGTAATATGCGTACTCGATCAGCCCGTAGCCTTTTGAGTCTTCCAGTTCCTTATCCTTATTGCCGCTGACGCCGTCAAATTTCAACAGCCAGTATTCAAACCCCTCGCCGGCTTTGACCTGACCAGACCGCACTTCATTAGTTTTTGGGTTCCATGCGATAACCGCCTTCGCCCTCGCGCCACCGGCGGATGTGCCCACGCGAAGAATATCCCTCAGCGCATCCTCTTTGCCTTCTGCCGTAAAGGACGCCTGGAGGTTATTCCTGTGGGTCAATATCTCCGATGCAAGCATCACCAACCGGCTGACCTCAATGGGCGTGGTCTGCTTTGCCTCGGGGCCGATGGCCGGGGCAAATTCCAGCGCACCCATGCCGCGTTCACCAGTATAGCAAAGCCGCTCAACCGCGTTGAAGGAATCCGGTTGCCGCCCCTGCGATGCCAGCCAGGCATCAAGCAGCGCGTTGCCAAATTTGTCAGGCAGCGAGTCGGCCAGCAGGCCGGGCAGCCCAAGAAATGTCGGGCGAGAAAGCTCGGGGAAGCGGTACACGCGTCGGGACAGCGGCATCACAATCGGCGCGACTTGAATACCGCTTCGCGCGAATTCCGCATCGTATTCAAAGCTGGCGACTTCCTCCCCATCCTGTAGTGAGACAGCGCCGATGGTTTTACCCCACAGCCTGACTTCGGCAAGCGTGCTCATGAATTATCATCCCAGCGCCAGGGTTTGTCGGTCGCCTTTGCGGCACGTCGACCCGAAGCCCGTTGTCGGACCTTGCCCTTCCGCTTTAATAAATCCATCGGCCTGGGCCCGGACTCCGGAATCAGGCCATCCAGCCCAGATACGGCGTCCAGCACCCGCAGCACCCGAATCAGGGTGGTCAACTGCGACGTTTGTCCTGCCTCCATACGCTCGAGGGTGCGCTTGGCGATACCTGCCTGTTCGGCCACTGCCGCCTGGGTCAGCTCCAATTCAACCCGGCGAGCGGCAATACGTGCCCCCAATTCGGCCAGCACGGCGTCATCTGTGAGTAAACTGGTGATTTCCACAGTCGTCATACATTACGAATATGTCGGTTAAATCTCTATAAATCGTCAACTGTTTCGATATATATCTTGGTAATTTTCTTTAGTCAATTCGCAATAAATGGCGATATAATAATTTTATTCATACTTAGTCATAATTTCTTACGATATATACTTCATGCTTTATGAGCTTGCCCCGGTTGCCGTAGATCTCGATGTGCAGATCACGGAACTGCCCGAACAACGGCCCTCAGCCTCAGCGTAGCGCGGGGTTGATTTCCCGCACCTTGGCGTCGAGAAGGTCGTCGAAGAACAGCGTTAACCCCTTGCCATCCGAAGTTATGGCGAACCGCAGATTTCGCAGATGTGCGCAGATTAGTTTTTGGAGTTTTTTCATCTGCGGTTCAAATCCGCTCCGCTACTCGGCTTCCTCGCGGGACACGAATGTCCAACCGATGGCCTCGGCGTAGGCAAGGATTCGGGCTTGGACGGTTTTATGTTCGGAGGGGGTGGGCATGCTATTTCCCCTTGATGAGTTTGTGCTCCTCGCAACGTGTCAACAGGCTGCGCAGCCCGCTGATAAAATCTCTGGCCTGATCAAATGTCACTTCCAGCCGTCCCGGATTGTTGTGGCAAAGAAAGTTGATTAGGTCCCCTTGGCCCAGCACTCTTGCGAGGTCTATCCCAATCGCACCTTCCTTGGTTGAATCGGCATTAATCAGCAGCTTCCGCAACTCGTCTGCGATGCCGGCGAGAACAAAGTCGCCTGCGGTGTATTTCCCATCTGCCTTGAACCTCACTTTCAGTTCAATCTTCGCAGCAGAGCGGGCGAGAAAGTCCTCCAGAACCACACGAAACGGCCCACCGAGATTTCGGTAGTTGGCTTCCGTCAAATTTTCCGTGATGAATTCCCAGGAGCTTTCTGACACTGAAATGACCGGCCCTGTGTCCACGGACCAGCCGTTGATCTGAATATACTGCCATTGATTCTGCAGCCCCATCACGCGGGCGCTCTTCTGCAGAAGCTCGTTCCAATGGTCATCATGGGTTGTCAGAATAATCTGGAAGTCTTTGAATTCCGTGAACAACAGCTCGCCGACACGTCGCCTGTGCTCCTTGTCGATGCTCGTCAGCACATCATCCAGCACGAGGAGGGTTCCCGGAGGATTGAAAATGCGAACTGCCGCCAGAAACAGACAAAGACCAAGAGAATCAAGGTGTCCCTCGCTTAAGAACGCGCGTGGATCTTTCGAGTTCGCGAGGCCCAAGAACTGAATGGCAAGGCGCAGGCCTCCAGTGGCTGCCCGGGAGGTAGGTTTGAATTCAAGTGCTGTGCATTCCGAGGCTTCTCCTCCATCGGCGAAGTCATGCAGAACCTTGTAATAATCCAAAACCTTGCCCGAAATCTTTGTGAAGACCTGTTGAATCGCGCCTTCCCGAGCCGAGGAGAAACACTCCCTTGCGATGGTCGTCCGGCGAAGGATTTCTCTGGAGCCCGCGAAGGCAGATTCGGCCTTCTCCACATCCTGCCAAGAGGCGATGCCGCGTTCCAGTAGGGCAATTGCAGCCTCCAGCTTCGCAGAGTCTGGAGGGACCAATGCATCTTTTTGCTTATTCAGCGCAACTGCCACCGCTTTCCGAATTTCAGCGATGGCTTGAAGACCTTCGGGAACCACAACGTATTCGACAAAGTCATCCTTTTCGGCACGGGCGAGGAATCGAGTAAACCGGAGTGCCTTTGCACGCGCACCCCTTAACTCCGTAAGAGTGGCCGTCTCGAACAAACCCGAATGAGCGAGGTCCTTCTTGAGCAGATCCGCAATCGACACCGCGTATTGTTTGAGGCGCCCAAATGCAGCCGCTCGCTTGGACATTGCATTACGCAACTCTTGAAGCGCCTCGCCTCGCTCTTTGAGCCGGGCGAGCAGAGCGTCCAGCGGTTGCTCCAGTTGGGTTTCACATAGAGGGCAATGTGTCTCGTCGTTGTGTCCAGCGAAGTAGCACCTGCCCTCCTCAATGATACTGCTGCGTGGGGCATCAGCAGAAGAAACGGCCAATTCGGCGATTTTTCCTCGCAGTTCGTTGACGGTCTTTACGTCGGCGTCAGGCACAATTGCCAGCGGGGTCTCAATGCTGACTAGGGCACGGGTGATCGCATCTATTTTCTTTCGATTGGCCTGAGGCCTCTTGGCCTTGAGCAGTGGAAGCCGAGATTCCAAATCTTCCCACTTTTCGATCTCCAAACCGAATGCCTTAACCGTCTTCGCAATCTGAGCAAAGACTTGTGCAAGATTGGTGGGAACGAACCCAGAAACCGGATCTTTGAACAACGCGAGATTTGTTTGATGGGAGGTCTTCGTTCGACCGACTGCTATGTTCGCTTGGCGTTCAGCCTCGACAAAACTGCGTTGAAACCGATCCACCTTTGTGATCCCGAGGAGTTGGACAAACTTCTGGTATCGATCCGCATCTTGATCACAAACAAAGTCCAAGATCTTCGCACGACGGAGAACAAACCCATCAACCTTCGGGTGCTGTGTAAAGAAATCATTGATCGGCTGCCGATTGGTGAGTTCGAGGGTGTCAGAGGAAAGTTTTCGAGAGATTTCTCCGTTAGAAGGGCTTAGGGCGATAACCACCTTCGGGTCTCCGCCAGTTCGGACGTTCTTAACCGCGTCGTCGTGAGAAATGCTACCTGTGCCGGCACCCGTAAAACGGGCGACCTGTCCCGAAAAGACGAACTCAATTCCGTCTACAAAAGCGCTCTTACCTTTTCCGTTCGTTCCGAGGATGACAAGGTTCTTGCCTTTGAGCTTAAACT harbors:
- a CDS encoding helix-turn-helix domain-containing protein; the protein is MTTVEITSLLTDDAVLAELGARIAARRVELELTQAAVAEQAGIAKRTLERMEAGQTSQLTTLIRVLRVLDAVSGLDGLIPESGPRPMDLLKRKGKVRQRASGRRAAKATDKPWRWDDNS
- a CDS encoding AAA family ATPase; its protein translation is MNERVRMIKFEHFRGLPANEFKLKGKNLVILGTNGKGKSAFVDGIEFVFSGQVARFTGAGTGSISHDDAVKNVRTGGDPKVVIALSPSNGEISRKLSSDTLELTNRQPINDFFTQHPKVDGFVLRRAKILDFVCDQDADRYQKFVQLLGITKVDRFQRSFVEAERQANIAVGRTKTSHQTNLALFKDPVSGFVPTNLAQVFAQIAKTVKAFGLEIEKWEDLESRLPLLKAKRPQANRKKIDAITRALVSIETPLAIVPDADVKTVNELRGKIAELAVSSADAPRSSIIEEGRCYFAGHNDETHCPLCETQLEQPLDALLARLKERGEALQELRNAMSKRAAAFGRLKQYAVSIADLLKKDLAHSGLFETATLTELRGARAKALRFTRFLARAEKDDFVEYVVVPEGLQAIAEIRKAVAVALNKQKDALVPPDSAKLEAAIALLERGIASWQDVEKAESAFAGSREILRRTTIARECFSSAREGAIQQVFTKISGKVLDYYKVLHDFADGGEASECTALEFKPTSRAATGGLRLAIQFLGLANSKDPRAFLSEGHLDSLGLCLFLAAVRIFNPPGTLLVLDDVLTSIDKEHRRRVGELLFTEFKDFQIILTTHDDHWNELLQKSARVMGLQNQWQYIQINGWSVDTGPVISVSESSWEFITENLTEANYRNLGGPFRVVLEDFLARSAAKIELKVRFKADGKYTAGDFVLAGIADELRKLLINADSTKEGAIGIDLARVLGQGDLINFLCHNNPGRLEVTFDQARDFISGLRSLLTRCEEHKLIKGK
- a CDS encoding type II toxin-antitoxin system HipA family toxin produces the protein MSTLAEVRLWGKTIGAVSLQDGEEVASFEYDAEFARSGIQVAPIVMPLSRRVYRFPELSRPTFLGLPGLLADSLPDKFGNALLDAWLASQGRQPDSFNAVERLCYTGERGMGALEFAPAIGPEAKQTTPIEVSRLVMLASEILTHRNNLQASFTAEGKEDALRDILRVGTSAGGARAKAVIAWNPKTNEVRSGQVKAGEGFEYWLLKFDGVSGNKDKELEDSKGYGLIEYAYYLMALECGIEISECRLFKENGRSHFMTRRFDRLAAGEKLHMQSLCALAHYDFNMAGAYSYEQTLLVMRQLQLPMQAIEQLFRRMVFNIVARNQDDHVKNIAFLMNKSGEWSLSPAFDMTYSFNPAGAWTASHQMMMNGKRDNFTLEDFKACARTASMKRGRAAKIVADVQATVSKWRSFAEKAGVPDVVREKIQTTLNLQPYS